The proteins below are encoded in one region of bacterium:
- a CDS encoding MtnX-like HAD-IB family phosphatase: MTDYSICCDFDGTISIPDACDFLLQRYAPPEWKELDDAVWSGRLTEREAFPRQIGLLNVTWEDACAAMDKGVIIRDGFAEFIAFCRRNNLPFMILSGGLRPLIETLLARAGVPDVPVISHTAQIDGRRWKAVLWDGKRHAEHCSHCKCSYVLAERAAGKKLVYIGDGYTDLCPAQHADILFATGNLARECLKSGRPFIPYETFYDIEHALGNIIQTEQDLRR; encoded by the coding sequence ATGACGGACTATTCCATCTGCTGTGATTTTGACGGCACGATTTCGATTCCGGACGCCTGCGATTTTCTGCTGCAACGATACGCGCCGCCGGAGTGGAAGGAACTGGACGATGCCGTGTGGAGCGGGCGGCTGACGGAACGGGAAGCCTTTCCCCGGCAGATCGGTTTGCTGAACGTGACGTGGGAAGACGCCTGCGCGGCGATGGATAAGGGAGTGATTATCCGCGACGGGTTTGCGGAGTTCATCGCTTTTTGCCGGCGGAATAATCTGCCGTTCATGATTCTTTCCGGCGGACTGCGGCCCTTGATAGAAACGCTGCTGGCGCGGGCGGGAGTGCCGGATGTGCCGGTTATATCCCACACGGCGCAGATTGACGGCAGACGCTGGAAGGCGGTGCTGTGGGATGGTAAGCGGCACGCGGAGCATTGCAGCCATTGCAAGTGTTCTTATGTGCTGGCCGAGCGCGCCGCCGGAAAAAAGCTCGTCTACATCGGTGACGGTTACACCGATCTCTGTCCGGCACAACATGCCGATATCCTCTTTGCCACCGGAAATCTGGCGCGGGAGTGCCTGAAATCCGGCCGGCCCTTTATCCCCTACGAAACATTTTACGACATCGAGCACGCGCTCGGCAACATAATCCAAACAGAGCAGGATCTTCGACGATGA
- the pdxT gene encoding pyridoxal 5'-phosphate synthase glutaminase subunit PdxT, with protein MMARRIGVLALQGDFEKHKRALEAAGAEAREVRTAEDLDGLSGLIIPGGESTTLTLLLLPELLERLHTFCETHPVWGTCAGMIMLSKDASDPRVKPLGFLDLDIQRNGYGRQVHSFESDLKLSGNVEDAQTPLHGVFIRAPRITRMGENVEPLAWLGSDPVAVRQGHFMASSFHPELTGDLRLHRFFLSLRP; from the coding sequence ATAATGGCACGTCGGATTGGTGTTCTGGCCCTGCAAGGGGATTTCGAAAAGCACAAGCGCGCGCTGGAAGCCGCGGGCGCCGAAGCGCGGGAAGTGCGCACGGCGGAAGATTTGGACGGGCTGTCCGGACTGATTATTCCCGGCGGGGAGAGCACGACGCTGACGTTGCTGCTGCTTCCCGAATTGCTGGAACGGCTGCACACCTTCTGCGAGACGCATCCGGTGTGGGGCACGTGCGCGGGAATGATTATGCTTTCCAAGGACGCGAGTGATCCGCGTGTGAAGCCCCTCGGGTTCCTTGACCTGGATATTCAGCGCAACGGTTACGGGCGGCAGGTGCATTCCTTCGAATCGGACCTGAAGCTATCCGGCAACGTGGAAGATGCGCAGACTCCGCTGCACGGTGTGTTCATTCGCGCACCGCGCATTACGCGAATGGGGGAGAATGTCGAGCCGCTGGCCTGGCTGGGCAGTGATCCCGTGGCGGTGCGGCAAGGGCATTTCATGGCGTCGTCGTTTCATCCGGAGTTGACGGGGGATTTGCGGCTGCACCGGTTCTTTTTGTCGCTGCGGCCATGA
- the pdxS gene encoding pyridoxal 5'-phosphate synthase lyase subunit PdxS, with protein MTKETGTFTAKVGLAEMLKGGVIMDVTDAEQARIAEDAGAVAVMALERVPSDIRRDGGVARMSDVKKIREIQEAVSIPVMAKCRIGHFVEAQILEALEVDFIDESEVLTPADESFHIAKHKFTVPFVCGCRDLGEALRRIAEGAAMIRTKGEAGTGNIVEAVRHMRTVMSAIKRVQVMGDEELVHYGKEIGAPYELLVQVRELGKLPVPNFAAGGIATPADAALMMQLGAESVFVGSGIFKSEDPEARGRAIVLATTYYNDPKKLVDVSAGLLQAMPSLDVRTMKEEELLSTRGW; from the coding sequence ATGACGAAAGAAACAGGAACCTTCACCGCCAAGGTCGGACTTGCGGAAATGCTCAAGGGCGGGGTGATTATGGACGTGACAGATGCCGAGCAGGCGCGGATCGCGGAAGACGCGGGCGCCGTGGCGGTAATGGCTCTGGAACGCGTTCCTTCCGATATCCGCCGGGACGGCGGGGTCGCGCGCATGTCCGACGTAAAGAAAATCCGCGAGATCCAGGAAGCCGTGTCCATTCCCGTGATGGCCAAGTGCCGTATCGGACATTTTGTCGAGGCGCAGATTCTCGAAGCTCTGGAAGTCGATTTCATCGATGAGAGCGAAGTGCTGACTCCCGCCGACGAGAGTTTTCACATTGCCAAGCACAAGTTCACGGTGCCGTTCGTGTGCGGTTGCCGGGATCTGGGCGAAGCGTTGCGGCGGATCGCCGAAGGCGCGGCAATGATCCGCACCAAGGGCGAAGCGGGCACGGGCAACATCGTGGAAGCCGTTCGCCACATGCGCACGGTCATGTCGGCGATCAAGCGCGTGCAGGTGATGGGCGACGAAGAGCTGGTGCACTACGGCAAGGAGATCGGCGCTCCCTACGAGCTGCTGGTGCAGGTGCGCGAACTGGGCAAACTGCCGGTGCCGAACTTTGCGGCGGGCGGCATTGCCACGCCGGCGGACGCGGCGCTGATGATGCAGCTTGGCGCGGAATCGGTGTTTGTGGGCTCGGGCATTTTCAAGAGTGAAGATCCCGAAGCGCGCGGCCGGGCGATTGTGCTGGCGACGACGTACTACAACGATCCGAAGAAGTTGGTGGACGTGTCGGCGGGTCTGCTGCAGGCCATGCCGAGTCTCGACGTGCGGACCATGAAGGAAGAAGAACTGCTGTCCACACGGGGATGGTAG
- a CDS encoding FG-GAP-like repeat-containing protein, whose amino-acid sequence MLAVAGQAWSQGFVQSVITNDVSHVFGVAAADFDGDGDLDVAASGAYGTLAWIETTPNNNLTHAAFYSPVGLRGLAVGDFNGDGRPDIVVAVYGEDRFALLTNTGQGTDNRFAASTLMGGCHGAYGACAGDINHDGTTDLVTSESLGNTVRMFTQHNGVLEQAAAINVPNNPFDLALGDFDGDGDVDIVGCRNYSTVFWIEHGANDSTWTRHDLDFGTECTDVALADLDSSGTLDIVAAPFVESQFAWWQHSGTVFTQHNLSGTVRYPRGIGVADFDLDGRPDIVACAQNGVMQWWRNAGNGTFTLRTMPQGSALYALTISDFDQDGDPDVLTADYQGSQVLLYRNTLGIPAVVAGTVRSLLDNSPVNGALVQIVQTGTSAQTDNAGRFHIAGIPGTYDLRVTGACWTDTLMNNVQIARGETTRVAIEMTQPLLQLDVSSLNVAVHNGVLTPFVLSVRNPGNGMLDISITAHGRYANDDWLSVSPAVAQVPPSQPFSFVVNIHPDTSNSGPWDYYGSLELRNNACPDSIATVAVVAYVLDAPEPRGAIPAKTALHPVYPNPFNGRTTLTFDLSAPGNADLALFDITGRAVRTLSSGTLAAGPYRMPLNADDLPSGVYLLALRAGGETFSQKLLLIK is encoded by the coding sequence ATGCTCGCAGTTGCGGGCCAGGCATGGTCGCAGGGCTTTGTCCAGTCGGTGATTACGAACGACGTCAGCCACGTTTTTGGAGTAGCGGCTGCGGATTTTGACGGCGATGGGGATTTGGACGTCGCGGCCAGTGGCGCGTATGGCACACTGGCTTGGATCGAGACGACTCCCAACAACAATTTGACCCATGCCGCATTTTATTCGCCGGTAGGTCTGCGGGGTTTGGCCGTGGGGGATTTTAACGGTGACGGCAGGCCGGACATCGTGGTTGCCGTGTACGGTGAAGACCGGTTTGCACTGCTGACCAACACGGGGCAGGGAACGGATAATCGCTTTGCGGCCAGCACGTTGATGGGTGGTTGCCACGGCGCGTATGGAGCCTGCGCCGGCGATATCAACCACGACGGCACCACGGATCTGGTGACATCGGAATCGTTGGGCAATACGGTCCGGATGTTTACACAGCACAACGGAGTGCTGGAGCAAGCTGCCGCCATCAATGTGCCGAACAATCCTTTTGATCTGGCACTCGGCGATTTCGACGGCGACGGGGACGTGGATATTGTCGGCTGCCGCAACTACTCGACCGTGTTCTGGATCGAGCACGGCGCGAACGATTCCACGTGGACGCGGCACGATTTGGACTTCGGCACGGAGTGCACGGACGTGGCGCTGGCGGACTTGGACAGCAGCGGTACGCTGGACATTGTGGCGGCGCCGTTTGTGGAGTCGCAGTTTGCCTGGTGGCAGCACAGCGGGACCGTGTTCACACAGCACAATCTTTCCGGCACGGTGCGGTATCCGCGCGGGATCGGTGTTGCGGATTTTGATTTGGATGGCCGCCCGGACATCGTGGCCTGTGCACAAAACGGTGTGATGCAATGGTGGCGAAATGCGGGCAACGGCACGTTTACGCTGCGCACCATGCCTCAGGGATCGGCGCTGTATGCGCTGACCATCAGCGACTTCGATCAGGACGGGGATCCGGATGTGCTGACGGCGGACTATCAGGGATCGCAGGTGCTGCTTTACCGCAACACGCTGGGCATTCCGGCGGTGGTGGCGGGCACGGTGCGGTCGCTGCTGGACAATTCGCCGGTGAACGGCGCTCTGGTGCAAATCGTACAGACGGGCACATCGGCGCAGACGGACAATGCCGGACGGTTTCACATTGCCGGCATCCCCGGAACCTATGATTTGCGTGTGACCGGCGCCTGCTGGACGGATACGCTGATGAACAACGTTCAGATTGCGCGGGGCGAGACCACGCGGGTAGCGATTGAAATGACTCAGCCGTTACTGCAACTGGATGTTTCGTCCCTGAACGTGGCCGTGCACAATGGCGTTCTGACGCCGTTTGTACTCTCGGTGAGGAATCCGGGCAACGGCATGCTGGATATTTCGATTACGGCGCATGGGCGCTACGCCAATGACGACTGGCTGTCCGTGTCGCCGGCTGTGGCACAGGTTCCCCCGTCGCAGCCCTTCTCGTTCGTGGTGAACATCCATCCGGATACGTCCAACAGCGGACCGTGGGACTACTACGGGAGCCTCGAGTTGCGCAACAACGCGTGCCCCGACAGCATCGCCACGGTGGCGGTGGTTGCCTATGTGCTGGACGCGCCGGAGCCGCGCGGAGCGATTCCCGCGAAGACGGCGCTGCATCCGGTGTATCCGAATCCGTTCAACGGACGGACGACCCTGACCTTTGATTTGTCCGCGCCCGGCAACGCGGACCTTGCGCTGTTCGATATCACGGGCCGGGCCGTGCGCACACTTTCTTCCGGGACGCTGGCCGCTGGTCCGTACCGGATGCCGCTGAATGCGGACGACTTGCCGAGCGGTGTGTACCTGCTGGCGCTGCGCGCGGGCGGTGAGACCTTCTCGCAGAAGCTTTTGCTGATTAAATGA
- a CDS encoding PAS domain-containing protein has product MSRFWRVVSWISGGITVVAGTLLLMGSLKNSGSQAVHLQQARLEALARLWEGRMENTRLFFHDQMVRYNVLAALDHPEDWSDWRIQNKFDAIRSTWAKEDGVLRGLVVITDDGQLHTVAGDTAGLGEASALLRRSDNADLALLGSKSGPASTLVLQYSPVALDDGRHPAHVLALIDAATILPTEGELPESWTLLATPADALMASSSPHSAVTVSAATWPLLLAEKSGAVPQSGGGTLCFVRLHIPGMEPLLLVEAVASHSAASTLLLAVLLGIGTVSLLVASTRRSPESASGPAVASKAVEEVSSSDPTGFRQIFQTVADPLCVLDNSGQFIRANRTAQDWLRLNKGKPDPEMTVLTVQSEMTVNDYLSRAVEDPAAISGLCRFTCGEASVFGVITATRLSRDEDGRGPVLIHFHPQPEQPRVADDRAYMPPPIVPAGFVAAGHDSHCPFPVLAVTAGGLITSFNDAARATCPKLEDTPLLSDVLAGVDSRDIPSLLTSESSTAFESLFGSGPHEFEIVHNGSEILLYAHRLSASKKLEVELKQAQESFYTMCALSPSPVLLVDPRDHVILEANAAAADLFGFTPVDLRGQAIDSLAAEPYDFAAADEPFVAASTTGYTTRCLLHYELIKIEGMPTLLVVLEQMQNLVVPVEESPVPEEQITEEQPVASTLPPQMPVGPGLLITMNPTVREVARRLLEKVGHPCEVFSSLDDATVWLITHSLKPELAAIDLTDFDDAENWIEDLRARCGDVPCVAFTDGGDYLLPDGGSNEYLVKPFDLESLIASLSTLHLETSNCESSQ; this is encoded by the coding sequence ATGTCCCGTTTTTGGCGAGTCGTCTCCTGGATCAGCGGCGGTATTACCGTCGTCGCTGGTACGCTTCTGCTGATGGGAAGCCTGAAAAACTCCGGTTCACAGGCCGTCCACCTGCAACAGGCCCGGTTGGAAGCCCTTGCCCGGCTGTGGGAAGGCCGGATGGAAAATACGCGTCTGTTCTTTCATGACCAAATGGTCAGGTATAACGTTCTGGCCGCTCTCGATCATCCCGAGGATTGGTCTGATTGGCGCATACAGAACAAATTCGACGCGATCCGCAGCACATGGGCGAAAGAGGATGGAGTCCTGCGCGGTCTGGTGGTAATCACCGATGACGGGCAGCTTCATACCGTGGCCGGAGACACCGCTGGACTCGGCGAAGCGTCCGCCCTGCTCCGCCGTTCAGACAACGCGGATCTGGCTCTGCTTGGCTCTAAGAGTGGTCCCGCGAGCACACTGGTCCTGCAGTACAGCCCGGTCGCGCTGGACGATGGGCGGCATCCGGCTCATGTACTTGCCCTGATCGACGCGGCAACCATCTTGCCCACCGAAGGGGAACTCCCCGAGTCGTGGACCCTGCTGGCGACACCTGCCGACGCGCTCATGGCATCATCGTCTCCGCATTCGGCGGTCACGGTAAGCGCGGCCACGTGGCCGCTGCTGCTCGCCGAAAAATCCGGTGCGGTGCCGCAATCCGGTGGCGGGACCTTGTGTTTTGTCCGGCTGCATATTCCCGGCATGGAGCCGTTGCTCCTTGTGGAGGCGGTTGCCTCCCACAGCGCAGCGTCCACTCTGCTGCTGGCGGTACTGCTCGGCATTGGAACCGTGTCGCTGCTCGTCGCGTCGACTCGCCGCTCGCCGGAATCGGCATCGGGTCCGGCCGTGGCCAGCAAAGCCGTCGAAGAAGTCAGCTCCTCGGATCCCACCGGATTCCGTCAGATCTTCCAAACGGTCGCCGATCCCCTCTGTGTGCTCGACAACAGCGGCCAGTTCATCCGCGCCAACCGCACAGCCCAGGATTGGCTGCGCCTGAACAAAGGCAAGCCTGATCCGGAGATGACCGTGCTCACCGTTCAGTCCGAGATGACCGTGAATGACTATCTGTCCCGCGCCGTGGAAGACCCCGCCGCCATTTCCGGATTGTGCCGGTTTACCTGCGGAGAAGCCAGCGTGTTCGGCGTCATTACGGCCACTCGGCTCTCACGCGATGAAGATGGACGCGGCCCGGTGCTGATCCATTTTCATCCGCAGCCCGAGCAGCCGCGCGTCGCCGATGATCGCGCCTACATGCCGCCGCCCATCGTGCCCGCCGGTTTCGTTGCCGCCGGACATGATTCCCATTGTCCCTTCCCCGTACTGGCGGTCACTGCCGGCGGACTGATTACCAGCTTTAACGATGCCGCCCGGGCGACCTGCCCAAAACTCGAAGACACGCCGCTCCTCAGCGACGTCCTCGCCGGAGTCGACAGCCGGGACATTCCCTCCCTGCTGACATCGGAATCCAGTACAGCCTTCGAATCGCTGTTTGGTTCGGGACCACACGAATTCGAAATCGTGCATAACGGCAGCGAGATTCTGCTCTATGCTCACCGTCTCTCGGCATCCAAAAAACTCGAAGTGGAGTTGAAGCAGGCGCAGGAGAGTTTCTACACCATGTGCGCGCTCAGCCCCTCGCCGGTGCTGCTGGTGGATCCCCGCGACCACGTGATCCTTGAAGCCAATGCCGCCGCCGCCGATCTGTTCGGTTTTACGCCGGTGGATCTGCGCGGTCAGGCCATCGATTCGCTGGCCGCCGAACCTTACGATTTTGCCGCGGCCGATGAGCCGTTCGTCGCCGCGTCTACCACGGGCTACACCACCCGCTGCCTCCTCCACTATGAGCTGATCAAGATCGAAGGCATGCCCACACTGCTCGTGGTGCTGGAGCAGATGCAAAATCTCGTGGTGCCCGTCGAAGAGTCTCCCGTGCCCGAGGAACAGATTACGGAGGAACAACCTGTGGCTTCCACGCTGCCGCCTCAGATGCCTGTCGGTCCCGGCCTGCTGATTACCATGAACCCTACGGTGCGGGAAGTGGCGCGCCGCCTGCTCGAGAAAGTGGGACATCCCTGCGAAGTGTTTTCCAGCCTCGATGATGCCACGGTCTGGCTGATTACCCACAGTCTGAAGCCCGAACTCGCCGCCATCGATCTCACCGATTTCGATGACGCCGAAAACTGGATCGAAGACTTGCGCGCCCGCTGCGGCGATGTCCCCTGTGTCGCATTCACCGATGGCGGCGACTACCTCCTGCCCGACGGCGGCTCCAATGAATATCTCGTCAAGCCCTTCGATCTCGAATCGCTCATCGCGTCCCTGTCCACCCTGCACTTGGAAACATCCAACTGCGAGTCCTCGCAGTAA
- the flgB gene encoding flagellar basal body rod protein FlgB, which translates to MADNLVEGFLIGQSTSTVVLKKTLDAQAMRQRAHTQNIANVETPGYRRVAVDFEGELKTMLASEQGGGLRTSDVRHMSTDGAGSLNDLSATARQETPDPEGSGVNGVNIDVEMAQMAETQLRYMTALELLKRRYTSLKSAIKGQ; encoded by the coding sequence ATGGCGGACAATCTGGTAGAAGGGTTTTTGATCGGTCAGTCGACGTCGACGGTCGTGCTCAAGAAGACGCTGGATGCACAGGCCATGCGGCAGCGCGCCCATACGCAGAACATTGCCAACGTGGAGACGCCGGGCTATCGCCGGGTGGCGGTGGACTTTGAGGGCGAATTGAAGACCATGCTGGCCAGCGAGCAGGGGGGTGGGCTTCGTACGAGTGACGTCCGGCATATGTCGACGGATGGCGCGGGCAGCCTGAATGATCTGTCGGCGACGGCACGGCAGGAGACCCCGGATCCGGAAGGCAGCGGTGTGAACGGGGTGAATATTGACGTGGAAATGGCGCAGATGGCGGAAACACAGCTCCGCTACATGACCGCACTCGAGCTGCTCAAGCGCCGTTACACGAGTCTCAAATCCGCGATTAAGGGCCAGTAA